The window AACTCCATTGGGGAGGTGGGAAAATAACAGTTATTGCCGATGAAGTAGATCTTAATGACAAAAAAGAATTAGGCTTTCTAGCATTTGCAATTGACCGTGTTAAGTTTACAACAGGTCCTGATATGAGATATCCAGTGGAGCTGGCAGATGTACTCAAAGAATATTCTGCGTATATAAGCGCTGGTTCTAAAAATCCAATTGGACCATCGGGACCACCCACTGCTTGGGGTGTTCATAAAGCCATGAATGAAGCAATAAAGTTCCATTTTGGAAAACGAAATGCAAAAGGAATGAAAGTAGCGGTTATGGGTCTAGGATCTGTTGGATATTCTCAAGCAGAATTTTTGATTGAAGATGGTGCGGAATTAATTGTATGTGATATTAATGAAGAGTTGTCTAAGAAGTTAGTAACTCAATATCCTTATGCTGAGATTGAAGTGGTAAATTATAAAGATATTCTAGATATAGAGGCGGATATTCTTGTACCAAGTGCTATCGGGGGGTTTCTTACTGAAGAAGTAATAAATAGAGTGAAATTCTGTATGATTTTTGGTGGAGCTAACAATCAATTATTTGCTACTAATAAAGAAGAAGAAATTAGACTTGCAGGTTTATTAAAAGAGAGAGGGATTTTATATCAGGAATGCTGGATTCAAAACATTGGTGGTGTCATATCCGGTATGGAAATGTATACGAAAGGTGATAAAGCGGATAAAGTTACAACTATGGATAGAATAGGCATTCTATGTGCAGAAATTACTAGAAATAATTTAAATGGAGCGGCTAAATTGAATATTACACCAACAGAACATGCATATAATACTATTGAGGGACTAATATTTAAATGTTAGTGAAATGAAAGGGGATTTAATGGTTAATCGAAAAGTTATGAATGTTGAAATGAAAAGAAAAACTTTTAGCTCTCAACTTGGATTTATGCTTGCAACGATAGGCTTTTCAGTTGGTGTTGGAACAATTTGGAGATTTCCATATATTTGTGGTAAATATGGTGGTGGATTATTTTTACTCACATATATATTAATGATGATTATAATTGGTATTCCTTTGTTTTCAGCGGAAGTTTCAATGGGGCTGGCAACGAGGCAAACACCAGTTGGTGCATATAAGAAGATTGCACCTAAAAAAAGTTGGCATATAGTAGGATGGTTTCACATGATTTGTATTATTATGATTATAGGATATACAGCACCGGTATATGCTTGGATTATTCATTACGTATATGCAACTTTGTTTGGTATTTTTGATGGCATGAAGTCATCTGAAATTATAAATTATTTCGAAGTATTTATCTCGAATAAGTCATTGGTTTTTAGTTTGTTTTTAGTAAATACGTTAGTTACTATGATGGTTGTTAGAAATGATTTGCAAAGTGGACTTGAGAAAATATCTAAAATACTACTACCTATTTTAACAGTTATTATAGCTACTTTGATAATTGTTGGACTTCGGTTAGAGGGAGGAATGGAAGGTTTAAAATTTTTTTTCACTATAAATTTTGAATCATTTTCTATTGAAGGGGTACTAGTAGCACTTGGTCAGACTTTTTTTTCATTAGGAATAGCAATGGCTGTTGCTATGATCTTTGGAAGTTATCAAAACCAAGACAAATTAAATGTTATTAAGAACTCAACAATAGTAGTTTTTTCAACAATCATTGTTGCTATAGCATCAGGGATGATGATTTTTCCTATGGCATCAGCTTTTGGAGTAGAGATGAGTGCTGGTTCAGAATTAACGTTTATTACAATGCCAAATATATTCAATCAGATGCTAAAAGGTAGACTTTGGGGAACCATTTTTTATATAGGATTCTATATTGCTGCATTTTCATCAGGTGTTGCAGGGTGGGAAGCTGTGATTTCATTTTTTATGGAGCAGTTTAATATAACTAGAAGAAAAGGATTATTTACAACATTCATTGCAGTATGTTTAATCAGCGTCCCATCCATACTGTCAGGTTTTATGTTTAATTTATTTGATATGTTAGTTAATAATTTATTTCTAATTAGTGGAGCGTTTGCTATGAGCGTTTTTATTGGCTGGTTTTGGGGAATAGATAATATGGCAAAAACATGCAATATTGAGAAAAACACATTAGGTTACTATTTTCTGAAGTTGACTGTAAAATATGCATCGCCAATCATAGTTTTCATCTTATCATTAAGCTTTTTCAAAGTAATTTAAAATAAATACAGTGTTACCTTTTATTTTTATTAGTTTGTAAATATATGAATTGAATTTTAAAAAGTAAATATTATCAACTAATCATAATAAATTTATATGTGCGCGGTGACAAAGATGTAGTTCAGGTGAGAGAGATGATAAGTAAATAGAGATCTGAAAAAACGAGAAGTTTAAGCAAATTAATTGGAATTTGCTTAAACTTTTTTGCTTTGATAAAAGAAAAAATCTAGGGTAAAATATAAATAGTAGGAGGGCTAATATGAGTGAGAAAATAATGTGGTTGTATCATGGTAGTGATGTTATTGTTAAGAAGCCTCGGATAATAGAGAGTAATAGATTATTGGACTTTGGCACAGGGTTTTATACTACTACAAATAAGAATCAAGCTATTAGATGGTCTCAAAAAGTAATGGCACGAAATAACTCCGAATCATCATATTTATCTGTATATAAATTTCAAGCTGAGAAAGAAATTAAAATAAAAAAATTTGAAAAGCCAGATAAAGAATGGCTAGATTTTATAACTGCAAACAGAAATGGTACATATATGGAAGAAGAGTATGATATTATATGGGGACCAGTTGCAGACGATAATG of the Tissierellales bacterium genome contains:
- a CDS encoding sodium-dependent transporter; translation: MVNRKVMNVEMKRKTFSSQLGFMLATIGFSVGVGTIWRFPYICGKYGGGLFLLTYILMMIIIGIPLFSAEVSMGLATRQTPVGAYKKIAPKKSWHIVGWFHMICIIMIIGYTAPVYAWIIHYVYATLFGIFDGMKSSEIINYFEVFISNKSLVFSLFLVNTLVTMMVVRNDLQSGLEKISKILLPILTVIIATLIIVGLRLEGGMEGLKFFFTINFESFSIEGVLVALGQTFFSLGIAMAVAMIFGSYQNQDKLNVIKNSTIVVFSTIIVAIASGMMIFPMASAFGVEMSAGSELTFITMPNIFNQMLKGRLWGTIFYIGFYIAAFSSGVAGWEAVISFFMEQFNITRRKGLFTTFIAVCLISVPSILSGFMFNLFDMLVNNLFLISGAFAMSVFIGWFWGIDNMAKTCNIEKNTLGYYFLKLTVKYASPIIVFILSLSFFKVI
- a CDS encoding DUF3990 domain-containing protein, yielding MSEKIMWLYHGSDVIVKKPRIIESNRLLDFGTGFYTTTNKNQAIRWSQKVMARNNSESSYLSVYKFQAEKEIKIKKFEKPDKEWLDFITANRNGTYMEEEYDIIWGPVADDNVYLTVKLFETGVLSKEEALKRLKVEKLFDQVLFHSEKALKCCEFYNFEIIGGDVFE